A single region of the Gossypium arboreum isolate Shixiya-1 chromosome 12, ASM2569848v2, whole genome shotgun sequence genome encodes:
- the LOC108478434 gene encoding uncharacterized protein LOC108478434, with translation MGACVSSTSTSKPGKTVGGGGGSSSATKRSSMAATVVHMDGRVQEFRQSIQANNIISLNPDCFLCSSESMSIGTCVPQMPVDEDLQPGQIYFLLPLSQSHKPLTLPDLCSLAIKASAGLGRYSVDLSSSRSKLILR, from the coding sequence ATGGGTGCCTGTGTATCCTCAACTTCAACCTCAAAACCAGGCAAAACagtaggaggaggaggaggatcATCGAGCGCAACCAAACGGTCATCGATGGCAGCCACGGTGGTTCACATGGATGGTCGTGTCCAAGAGTTCAGGCAATCAATCCAAGCCAACAACATCATTTCCCTCAACCCCGACTGCTTCCTCTGCAGCTCAGAGTCGATGTCCATCGGTACTTGTGTGCCTCAAATGCCTGTTGATGAGGACCTTCAACCTGGACAAATCTACTTCTTGTTGCCACTCTCCCAATCACATAAACCCCTTACCTTGCCAGACTTGTGTTCTCTCGCCATTAAAGCTAGTGCTGGCCTTGGTAGATACAGTGTTGACCTCTCCTCAAGCCGCTCTAAACTCATTCTCAGGTGA